The following are encoded in a window of Paraburkholderia hospita genomic DNA:
- the zwf gene encoding glucose-6-phosphate dehydrogenase: MTTSTAPASPDRPLDMIIFGGAGDLSARKLLPALYMAHTHGNLPAETRILAIGRREWVRDDYLKWMDEQSRPFIESGAYESGAWDRFLSLFEYVRVNVDQAADYERLAEASRPNALRVFYLSTSPELFTTICDNLSSHGLLDEYSRVVLEKPLGHDLASAQAINDSVGKHFSEHQIYRIDHYLGKETVQNLMVLRFGNAIFGPLWQAPYIRSVQITVAESVGVGTRAGFYDHTGAMRDMVQNHLLQLLCIVGMEPPVSLDADAVRDEKLKVLRSLRPMTAEDISRDTVRGQYTAGAVGGEPVKGYLEEANVPADSRAETFVALRAHINNWRWANVPFYLRTGKRMAKKLSEIVIEFADLPFSIMPNSPCGPRNCGNRLVIQLQPNESIQLQMLAKEPGSGMRTLPVNLNLDLEQAFTSRRAEAYERLLIDVVRGRLTHFMRRDELEAAWTWVDPIIEAWKRNGDKPRGYTAGTFGPGASTAMMARDNMVWSEES, from the coding sequence ATGACGACTTCCACCGCTCCTGCTTCGCCGGACCGCCCGCTCGACATGATCATTTTCGGCGGCGCCGGCGACCTGTCAGCCCGCAAGCTGCTGCCCGCGCTGTATATGGCGCACACGCACGGCAATTTGCCCGCCGAAACGCGCATTCTCGCGATCGGTCGCCGTGAATGGGTGCGTGACGATTATCTGAAATGGATGGACGAGCAGAGCCGTCCGTTCATCGAATCCGGTGCGTATGAATCGGGCGCATGGGACCGCTTCCTGTCGCTGTTCGAATACGTGCGCGTCAATGTCGACCAGGCCGCCGATTACGAGCGCCTTGCCGAGGCATCGCGCCCGAATGCGCTGCGCGTGTTCTATCTGTCGACGTCGCCGGAACTGTTCACGACGATTTGCGACAACCTCTCGTCGCACGGTCTGCTCGACGAGTATTCGCGCGTCGTGCTGGAAAAGCCGCTGGGTCACGATCTGGCGTCGGCACAGGCGATCAACGATTCAGTCGGCAAGCATTTCTCCGAGCATCAGATCTACCGGATCGACCACTATCTCGGCAAGGAGACGGTGCAGAACCTGATGGTGCTGCGCTTCGGCAACGCGATCTTCGGGCCGCTGTGGCAGGCGCCATATATCCGCAGTGTGCAGATCACGGTGGCGGAGTCGGTCGGCGTGGGCACGCGCGCAGGTTTCTACGATCACACGGGCGCGATGCGCGACATGGTGCAGAACCACTTGCTGCAACTGCTGTGTATCGTCGGGATGGAACCGCCCGTTTCGCTCGACGCCGATGCCGTGCGCGACGAGAAGCTGAAGGTGCTGCGTTCGCTGCGTCCGATGACGGCCGAGGACATCTCGCGCGATACGGTGCGTGGACAGTACACGGCGGGCGCTGTCGGCGGCGAGCCGGTGAAGGGTTATCTGGAAGAAGCGAACGTGCCCGCCGATAGCCGCGCGGAAACCTTTGTCGCGTTGCGCGCGCATATCAACAACTGGCGCTGGGCGAACGTGCCGTTCTATCTGCGCACGGGCAAACGGATGGCGAAGAAGCTGTCGGAGATCGTGATCGAGTTCGCGGACCTGCCGTTTTCGATCATGCCGAATAGTCCTTGTGGTCCGCGTAATTGTGGCAATCGACTGGTGATCCAGTTGCAGCCGAATGAATCGATTCAGTTGCAGATGCTTGCAAAGGAGCCGGGTAGTGGGATGCGGACGTTGCCCGTCAATCTGAATCTCGATCTGGAGCAGGCGTTCACGAGCCGTCGCGCGGAGGCGTATGAGCGACTACTGATCGACGTCGTGCGCGGCAGGCTCACTCACTTCATGCGTCGCGATGAACTGGAAGCGGCATGGACGTGGGTCGATCCGATCATCGAAGCGTGGAAGCGCAACGGCGACAAGCCGAGGGGCTATACGGCAGGGACGTTCGGGCCGGGGGCTTCGACGGCGATGATGGCGCGGGATAATATGGTTTGGTCGGAAGAGTCGTAG
- the lhpI gene encoding bifunctional Delta(1)-pyrroline-2-carboxylate/Delta(1)-piperideine-2-carboxylate reductase: MSSTPIFDAAGTARLIPFRALVDALKTAAADYAAGRVASPERLVVPLNDNGIMLSMPAAASDLAIHKLVNVCPRNGERALPTIHGQVMAFDPDTGKTLFILDGPTVTGRRTAAMSMLGIETLSRDAPKDILLIGTGTQSASHLRAIGELYPEARVRVLGTSAARAQAFCDAQRGTVRDLQVLSDATIPDSVDTVIALTTSRQAVYNEAPRAGRLVIGVGAFTPQMCEIGARTLAGSTLYVDDLAGAKHEAGDFIQAGIDWSTVTGIKDALASQPSFDTPVVFKTVGCAAWDLAAGRVARGALGAG; the protein is encoded by the coding sequence ATGAGCAGCACGCCGATTTTCGACGCCGCCGGCACGGCGCGCCTGATTCCGTTTCGCGCGCTCGTCGACGCGCTGAAGACAGCCGCCGCCGACTACGCAGCCGGGCGCGTCGCGAGCCCCGAGCGGCTCGTCGTGCCGCTGAACGACAACGGCATCATGCTGTCGATGCCCGCCGCGGCATCCGATCTCGCGATCCACAAACTCGTCAACGTCTGCCCGCGTAACGGCGAGCGCGCACTGCCGACCATCCACGGCCAGGTGATGGCGTTCGACCCGGACACGGGCAAGACGCTGTTCATTCTCGACGGGCCGACCGTCACGGGACGCCGCACGGCCGCGATGTCGATGCTCGGCATCGAGACGCTCTCGCGCGACGCACCGAAAGACATTCTGCTGATCGGTACGGGCACACAGTCCGCGAGCCATCTGCGGGCGATCGGCGAGTTGTATCCGGAGGCGCGTGTGCGTGTGCTGGGCACATCGGCGGCGCGTGCGCAGGCTTTCTGCGACGCACAGCGCGGCACGGTGCGCGATCTGCAAGTCCTGAGCGACGCGACGATTCCCGATTCCGTCGACACCGTCATCGCGCTGACGACGAGCCGTCAGGCCGTCTACAACGAAGCGCCACGCGCGGGGCGGCTCGTGATCGGCGTCGGCGCGTTCACGCCGCAGATGTGCGAGATCGGCGCGCGCACGCTCGCGGGCAGCACGCTGTATGTCGACGATCTCGCGGGCGCAAAGCACGAGGCCGGGGACTTCATCCAGGCGGGCATCGACTGGTCGACGGTGACGGGCATCAAGGACGCGCTGGCGAGCCAGCCATCGTTCGATACACCCGTCGTCTTCAAGACCGTCGGTTGCGCGGCGTGGGATCTGGCGGCCGGGCGTGTTGCGCGAGGAGCGCTGGGCGCGGGTTGA
- the lhpH gene encoding trans-3-hydroxy-L-proline dehydratase: MKLNRMISTVEVHTGGEPFRIVTSGLPKMSGKTIVERRAWLKEHADHLRRALMLEPRGHADMYGGYLTDPVTEGADFGIIFVHNEGYSDHCGHGVIALATTAVSLGWVERTEPETRVGIDAPCGFIEAFVKWDGDHAGSVRFVNVPSFIWQRDVSVETPGFGTVRGDIAFGGAFYFYTSGEPFGLDVREDQVDRLIQFGAEVKRAANEAFKVEHPHIPEINHIYGTIIDNAPRHAGSTQANCCVFADREVDRSPTGSGTAGRVAQLYLRGQLGKDETLVNESIIGTVFRGRVLSETKLDRFDAVIPEIEGDAHICGFANWLVDERDPLTYGFLVR; the protein is encoded by the coding sequence ATGAAGCTGAACCGCATGATCAGCACGGTCGAAGTACATACGGGCGGCGAACCGTTTCGCATCGTCACGAGCGGGCTGCCGAAGATGTCCGGCAAGACCATCGTCGAGCGGCGCGCGTGGCTCAAAGAGCACGCCGATCATCTGCGCCGCGCGCTGATGCTGGAGCCGCGCGGCCACGCCGACATGTACGGCGGGTATCTGACCGATCCCGTCACGGAAGGCGCGGACTTCGGCATCATCTTCGTTCACAACGAGGGCTATAGCGACCATTGCGGCCACGGCGTGATCGCGCTGGCGACAACGGCCGTCTCCCTCGGCTGGGTCGAGCGCACAGAGCCGGAAACGCGCGTCGGCATCGATGCGCCTTGCGGCTTCATCGAAGCGTTCGTCAAATGGGACGGCGATCACGCAGGCAGCGTGCGCTTCGTCAACGTGCCGTCGTTTATCTGGCAGCGCGACGTGAGCGTCGAGACGCCGGGCTTCGGCACCGTGCGCGGCGATATCGCGTTCGGCGGCGCGTTTTACTTCTACACATCGGGCGAACCGTTCGGACTCGACGTGCGCGAAGACCAGGTGGACCGGCTGATCCAGTTCGGCGCCGAAGTGAAGCGCGCGGCGAATGAAGCATTCAAGGTCGAACATCCACATATTCCCGAGATCAATCACATCTACGGCACGATCATCGACAACGCGCCGCGTCACGCGGGCTCGACGCAGGCCAATTGCTGCGTGTTCGCCGACCGCGAAGTGGACCGCTCGCCGACAGGTTCGGGTACGGCCGGGCGCGTCGCGCAACTGTATCTGCGCGGACAACTGGGCAAGGACGAGACGCTCGTCAACGAGTCGATCATCGGCACGGTGTTTCGTGGGCGTGTGTTGTCCGAGACGAAGCTCGACCGCTTCGATGCCGTGATTCCCGAGATCGAAGGCGACGCGCATATTTGCGGGTTCGCGAACTGGCTCGTCGATGAGCGCGATCCGCTGACGTATGGTTTTCTGGTGCGCTGA
- a CDS encoding FadR/GntR family transcriptional regulator — translation MASTSFALERAFRPKQIYEQVAERMRGDIRSGQFAPEARLPSERDLAARFGVGRPAVREALGALQNEGLVVTRRNSGTYVCADALQRLAAAPASGEVSGDADFSPTSALDVRLILEPAIARRAAANAQRDELAEHYLAQMDSIDDVTDAVQRALWNDSDRLFHRQLAVMTGDALLVKIADEVAKAMDQPLWKRLKDDGIHDPGRIRLYVSEHRLIYEAIVDGDADAAAFYVEQHIRRVRRDIAPK, via the coding sequence ATGGCCTCGACCTCATTCGCACTGGAACGCGCGTTTCGCCCGAAGCAGATTTACGAGCAGGTCGCGGAGCGCATGCGCGGCGACATTCGCAGTGGTCAGTTCGCGCCTGAAGCGCGGTTGCCCTCGGAGCGCGATCTCGCGGCGCGGTTTGGCGTTGGACGGCCCGCTGTGCGGGAGGCGCTGGGCGCGTTGCAGAACGAGGGGTTGGTCGTTACGCGGCGCAATTCGGGCACTTACGTCTGCGCGGACGCGTTGCAGCGATTGGCGGCGGCGCCGGCTTCTGGCGAGGTGTCGGGTGATGCAGATTTCAGCCCTACGTCGGCGCTCGATGTCCGTTTGATCCTGGAGCCTGCCATCGCGCGCCGCGCAGCCGCCAATGCGCAGCGTGACGAGCTTGCCGAACATTACCTTGCGCAGATGGATTCGATCGACGATGTCACCGATGCCGTGCAGCGCGCGCTATGGAACGATAGCGATCGTTTGTTTCATCGGCAGCTTGCTGTGATGACGGGCGATGCCCTGCTCGTCAAGATCGCCGACGAAGTGGCTAAGGCTATGGATCAGCCTTTGTGGAAACGGCTAAAGGATGATGGGATTCATGATCCTGGGCGGATCAGGCTTTATGTTTCTGAGCATCGGTTGATCTATGAGGCCATTGTTGATGGTGATGCCGACGCGGCTGCGTTTTATGTCGAGCAGCACATCAGGCGAGTGCGGAGGGATATAGCGCCTAAGTAG
- a CDS encoding NAD(P)/FAD-dependent oxidoreductase, translated as MTTTYPLHANLSPADTPFPDQADVVIAGAGIMGCAAAYYLARRGVKAVVLDKSRIAGQQSTRAWGFVRQQGREAAEVPLMMAGMRIWEQLERELDFDLEWRQGGCLYVANNEEDWTSFQQWMDVAKQYGLDTRVLDRAQIDQHVRGMQGKVLGGLYTPTDGQAEPRRAAAAFAARAIEAGARFFEGCGVVAIERAAGAVTGVVTERGTIRTRQVICAAGASSWRLLDTLGIVLPQQAVRGTCMRTNPLPAITASTFWGHGLGIRQRANGAINLADDMQVDVDMTLGHFRALKWFLPELWAQREKFSFHLNGAFVRDLRERVPGFLSADERVLHPRDPNPQPNRSHAPRALQKLHALFPALKDAQVVESWAGLIDVLPDGIPVLDAASQAQGLLVATGFCGHGFAMGPIVGRLMAEWIVDGRPSLDLSAFRLQRFFDGTMQRPRSML; from the coding sequence ATGACGACCACCTATCCGCTGCACGCCAACCTGAGCCCGGCCGACACGCCGTTTCCCGATCAAGCCGACGTCGTGATTGCGGGCGCGGGCATCATGGGCTGCGCGGCGGCGTACTACTTGGCGCGCCGGGGCGTGAAGGCGGTGGTGCTGGACAAGTCGCGCATCGCGGGCCAGCAGTCGACGCGCGCGTGGGGTTTCGTGCGCCAGCAGGGCCGCGAGGCCGCCGAAGTGCCGCTGATGATGGCGGGCATGCGTATCTGGGAGCAGCTTGAACGCGAGCTGGATTTCGATCTCGAATGGCGGCAGGGCGGCTGTCTCTACGTGGCGAACAACGAAGAAGACTGGACGTCGTTCCAGCAATGGATGGACGTCGCGAAGCAATATGGGCTGGATACGCGCGTGCTCGACCGCGCGCAGATCGACCAGCACGTGCGCGGCATGCAGGGCAAGGTGCTGGGCGGTCTGTACACGCCGACCGACGGCCAGGCCGAGCCGCGCCGCGCGGCGGCCGCATTCGCGGCGCGGGCTATCGAAGCTGGCGCGCGGTTTTTCGAGGGTTGTGGCGTGGTTGCGATAGAACGGGCGGCGGGCGCCGTGACGGGCGTCGTCACCGAGCGCGGCACGATCCGCACGCGGCAGGTGATTTGCGCTGCGGGCGCGAGTAGCTGGCGGTTGCTCGATACGCTGGGTATTGTTTTGCCGCAGCAGGCAGTGCGCGGCACGTGTATGCGGACGAATCCGCTGCCTGCGATTACGGCTTCCACATTCTGGGGGCATGGGCTTGGGATTCGCCAGCGTGCGAACGGCGCGATCAATCTCGCTGACGATATGCAGGTTGATGTCGATATGACGTTGGGGCATTTTCGGGCGCTCAAGTGGTTCTTGCCCGAGCTTTGGGCGCAGCGCGAGAAGTTCAGCTTTCATCTGAATGGCGCGTTTGTGCGTGATTTACGCGAGCGCGTGCCGGGCTTTTTGTCTGCTGACGAGCGTGTGTTGCATCCGCGGGATCCGAATCCGCAGCCGAATCGTTCGCATGCGCCGCGGGCGTTGCAGAAGCTGCACGCGTTGTTTCCGGCTTTGAAGGATGCGCAGGTGGTTGAGTCGTGGGCCGGGTTGATCGATGTGTTGCCCGATGGGATTCCAGTGCTCGATGCTGCTTCTCAGGCGCAGGGCCTGTTGGTCGCTACCGGATTTTGTGGGCATGGCTTCGCCATGGGGCCTATTGTTGGGCGGCTTATGGCTGAATGGATCGTTGATGGGCGGCCGTCGCTTGATCTTTCTGCGTTTCGGTTGCAGAGGTTTTTTGATGGGACTATGCAGAGGCCTCGAAGCATGCTGTGA
- a CDS encoding helix-turn-helix domain-containing protein, giving the protein MSNEATSTDSLAVAERVRELMSRHGIGKRQQTSELCRILDLSFSQGHRKLRGNSPWTLSQIKKVAEVFGEPAAQLFGAQSLDPGMVGATAQEAVFAIGGIELACTAWIGAPIEAGSRPEFIAWSKLDQWRVVRHDGALYQNAYEVHKIEIYPRRAETDKPLIAVVDDDQASADNLRDYLERSGFAAIAIYGLAAFAETLQTQVFDGVVIDWLFGPQTSAEAIRAVRASENPDAPIFVLTGELLTGKASESEISDIVRNYDVACYEKPARMAILVADLSKRLSRA; this is encoded by the coding sequence ATGTCCAACGAAGCCACCTCAACCGACTCGCTTGCCGTCGCCGAACGCGTGCGCGAGTTGATGAGCCGTCACGGCATCGGCAAGCGTCAGCAAACCAGCGAGCTTTGCCGGATCCTCGATTTGAGTTTTTCGCAGGGTCACCGCAAGCTGCGCGGCAATAGCCCGTGGACGCTCTCGCAGATCAAGAAGGTCGCCGAGGTTTTCGGCGAGCCGGCGGCGCAGCTGTTCGGCGCGCAATCGCTCGACCCCGGCATGGTCGGCGCCACCGCGCAGGAAGCCGTGTTCGCGATCGGCGGAATCGAGCTCGCGTGTACCGCGTGGATCGGCGCGCCGATCGAAGCGGGCAGCCGGCCGGAATTCATCGCGTGGTCGAAGCTCGATCAGTGGCGCGTCGTGCGGCACGACGGCGCGCTCTATCAGAACGCGTATGAAGTCCACAAGATCGAGATTTATCCGCGCCGCGCCGAAACCGACAAGCCGCTGATCGCCGTCGTCGACGACGACCAGGCGTCCGCCGACAATCTGCGCGACTATCTCGAACGCAGCGGCTTCGCGGCCATCGCGATTTATGGCCTCGCGGCGTTCGCCGAGACGCTGCAGACGCAGGTGTTCGACGGCGTGGTGATCGACTGGCTGTTCGGCCCGCAGACGTCGGCGGAAGCAATCCGCGCCGTGCGCGCGTCGGAGAATCCGGATGCACCCATTTTCGTACTGACGGGCGAACTGCTGACGGGCAAGGCGAGCGAGTCTGAAATCAGCGACATCGTGCGCAACTACGATGTGGCCTGTTACGAGAAGCCGGCGCGCATGGCGATTCTCGTCGCCGATCTGTCGAAGCGTCTTAGCCGCGCGTAA
- a CDS encoding ATP-binding response regulator, translating to MADQGSHRQIGRRPLRRVVLVVIWIAALAAPTAAISYLLYSALLNPRATQQLTGTYDGFYWDAAQLQIAYARLESQLLQYETGVDSDYQRLTLHFQVLQSKLRVMAGSTQRMAAQTEAVQRQQEEIVRLSEMLVAMQPSLDALPDSPALASRMVDELRKHWKEVNDLALSRRYVDLQDREAMNSDFIAKRQMLFAGGLVLLLLSAAATTLLVMNGRRRTKLILQQHAALDAEHQASRAAREASLAKDAFLGMISHELRTPLHAIVSSIELLGFNFHSDADRKVIQRLETAARHLEAQMKDLTDYARLGAGKLELRNEHFDPRELLTSIVDEHEPFARAKGLVFEGSASGRVGLVDSDPHRIRQIVNNLVTNGIRYTERGTVTLHFDQRDDALAIVVTDTGAGVPDKQIPLIFKEFTQLDASRTRRFEGAGMGLAIVQGLVDLFGGTIDVDSEVGKGTRFTVTIPVKPVATPAGASVVPHTAHGEGRPQVLIVDDNQLIRESLCEMLEHMGCDAAAVANADDAHAWLAARQCDLVLLDLHMPDKDGYAFMTEYAEKVEGAGEAVRTPVIAVSAYAPDGSVRAEADLFFDSLTKPVHYEVLRDAVQRALAARHGASVAG from the coding sequence ATGGCAGATCAAGGCTCTCATCGTCAAATAGGACGGCGCCCGCTGCGCCGTGTGGTGCTCGTCGTCATCTGGATCGCCGCGCTCGCGGCGCCGACCGCGGCGATCAGCTATCTGCTGTACTCGGCCCTTCTCAATCCGCGCGCCACCCAGCAGCTGACGGGCACCTACGACGGCTTCTACTGGGACGCCGCGCAACTGCAGATCGCCTACGCGCGGCTCGAAAGCCAGCTGCTGCAATACGAGACGGGCGTCGATAGCGACTATCAGCGGCTCACGCTGCATTTCCAGGTGCTGCAATCGAAGCTGCGCGTGATGGCTGGCTCGACGCAGCGCATGGCCGCGCAGACGGAAGCCGTGCAGCGCCAGCAGGAAGAGATCGTGCGGCTCTCGGAGATGCTGGTCGCGATGCAGCCTTCGCTCGACGCGCTGCCTGATTCGCCCGCGCTCGCGTCGCGGATGGTCGACGAACTGCGCAAGCACTGGAAGGAAGTCAACGATCTCGCGCTGAGCCGGCGCTACGTCGACCTGCAGGACCGCGAGGCGATGAATTCGGATTTCATCGCAAAGCGCCAGATGCTGTTCGCGGGCGGGCTGGTGCTGCTGTTGCTGTCGGCGGCGGCGACCACGCTGCTGGTGATGAACGGCCGGCGCCGCACCAAGCTGATTCTGCAGCAGCACGCCGCGCTCGATGCCGAGCATCAGGCCAGCCGCGCCGCGCGCGAGGCGAGCCTCGCCAAGGACGCGTTCCTCGGCATGATCAGCCATGAGCTGCGCACGCCGCTGCACGCGATCGTCTCGTCGATCGAACTGCTCGGCTTCAACTTTCACTCCGACGCAGACCGCAAGGTGATCCAGCGGCTGGAGACGGCCGCACGCCATCTCGAAGCGCAGATGAAGGATCTGACCGACTACGCGCGCCTCGGCGCCGGCAAGCTCGAATTGCGCAACGAGCATTTCGATCCGCGTGAGCTGCTAACGTCGATCGTTGACGAGCACGAGCCGTTCGCGCGGGCGAAGGGTCTCGTGTTCGAAGGTAGCGCGAGCGGCCGGGTGGGGCTCGTCGATTCCGACCCGCACCGCATCCGGCAGATCGTCAACAACCTCGTGACCAACGGGATTCGCTACACGGAGCGCGGTACCGTCACGCTGCATTTCGACCAGCGCGACGACGCGCTGGCCATCGTCGTCACCGACACGGGCGCGGGCGTGCCGGACAAGCAGATTCCGCTGATCTTCAAGGAGTTCACGCAGCTCGACGCATCGCGCACGCGCCGCTTCGAAGGCGCGGGGATGGGGCTTGCGATCGTGCAAGGTCTCGTCGATCTGTTCGGCGGGACGATCGATGTCGACAGCGAAGTCGGCAAGGGCACGCGCTTCACAGTGACGATTCCCGTGAAGCCGGTCGCCACGCCCGCCGGCGCGTCCGTCGTGCCGCATACGGCTCACGGCGAAGGACGCCCGCAGGTGCTGATCGTCGACGACAACCAGCTGATTCGCGAGTCGCTGTGCGAAATGCTCGAACACATGGGATGCGACGCGGCCGCCGTCGCCAATGCCGACGATGCGCACGCATGGCTCGCCGCGCGGCAGTGCGATCTGGTGCTGCTCGATCTGCACATGCCCGACAAGGACGGGTACGCGTTCATGACCGAATATGCGGAGAAGGTGGAAGGGGCGGGCGAGGCGGTGCGCACGCCTGTGATCGCGGTGAGCGCCTATGCGCCCGATGGCAGCGTGCGCGCGGAGGCGGATCTGTTCTTCGACAGCCTGACCAAGCCCGTTCACTACGAGGTGCTGCGCGACGCCGTGCAGCGCGCGCTGGCAGCGAGGCACGGGGCGTCCGTCGCGGGCTGA
- a CDS encoding molybdopterin-dependent oxidoreductase, with the protein MHYKKCGGLRAFALMSALVTALLTVFALAFASFGASAAPLTTTLALDVKGKIAKTNDDDHTVFHFSEAQLLALPVHSISTSTTWTAKSTFTGPLLADILKTVGAYGDQIEIHTLDDYTYTVPVSDTGRYGVIVAYSMNGKRLQVSDFGPLFLIYPRDQFPGELAGASADAKFVWQIKALIVK; encoded by the coding sequence GTGCACTACAAGAAATGCGGCGGATTGCGTGCGTTCGCGCTGATGTCCGCGCTGGTCACCGCGCTGCTCACCGTCTTCGCGCTGGCGTTCGCTTCGTTCGGAGCGTCGGCCGCGCCGCTGACGACCACGCTCGCGCTCGACGTCAAAGGCAAGATAGCGAAGACCAACGACGACGATCACACCGTTTTTCACTTTTCCGAAGCCCAGTTGCTCGCGCTGCCTGTCCATAGCATTTCGACATCGACGACATGGACGGCAAAATCCACCTTCACGGGGCCGCTGCTCGCGGATATCCTGAAGACCGTGGGCGCGTACGGCGATCAGATCGAAATCCATACGCTGGATGACTATACGTACACCGTTCCCGTGTCGGACACGGGCCGGTACGGCGTGATCGTCGCGTACAGCATGAACGGCAAGCGCCTGCAGGTCAGCGACTTCGGGCCGCTGTTTCTCATCTATCCGCGCGACCAGTTTCCGGGCGAGCTGGCGGGGGCGTCGGCGGACGCGAAATTCGTATGGCAGATCAAGGCTCTCATCGTCAAATAG
- a CDS encoding phosphoribosyltransferase has translation MKKPVLPLTYEQLDHWIESLQPTLLEERFAAAVGILRGGAPLALMASHAIGVPVAFLSYDRRARHVTWDSAQPLPPPGSKVLLCEDIAGRGFTLVDCIAFLEQHGLIVKTLTAAFDEISRIRPDFANDASGFFALFPWERQAYTDDYRDDWLRVESGSTGKMADDHEYATYAIDLDGILLPDVPLSRYDEDLAAALNERDALLPYEVLPDVDLQKVRAVITGRPHADLERTRAWLERHGFGHLELVMRTPDAHDETPEGAAAHKAAAALSCGVTHFIESDPVQALLIAKLAPLLRVIWWDALKHTGTLISASAWR, from the coding sequence ATGAAAAAGCCGGTTCTACCGTTGACCTACGAACAGCTCGACCACTGGATCGAATCGTTGCAGCCCACACTGCTCGAAGAGCGCTTCGCCGCCGCTGTCGGCATTCTACGGGGCGGCGCACCGCTCGCGTTGATGGCTTCGCATGCGATCGGCGTGCCTGTCGCGTTTCTCAGCTATGACCGCAGGGCGCGCCACGTCACGTGGGACTCGGCCCAACCGCTGCCGCCGCCCGGCTCGAAGGTGCTGCTGTGCGAGGACATCGCGGGCCGTGGCTTCACGCTGGTCGATTGCATTGCGTTTCTCGAACAGCACGGCCTGATCGTCAAGACGCTGACGGCCGCCTTCGACGAAATCAGCCGCATCCGCCCGGACTTCGCGAACGACGCGTCGGGCTTCTTCGCGCTGTTCCCGTGGGAACGCCAGGCCTATACGGACGACTATCGCGACGACTGGCTGAGAGTCGAGTCCGGTTCGACCGGGAAAATGGCGGATGACCACGAATACGCGACCTATGCGATCGATCTGGACGGCATCCTGCTGCCCGACGTGCCGCTGTCACGGTATGACGAAGATCTCGCCGCCGCTTTAAACGAGCGCGACGCGCTGTTGCCGTACGAGGTCTTGCCCGACGTCGATCTGCAGAAAGTGCGCGCGGTCATCACGGGCCGGCCGCACGCCGACCTGGAACGCACGCGCGCATGGCTCGAGCGGCACGGTTTCGGTCATCTCGAACTGGTGATGCGCACGCCCGACGCGCATGACGAAACGCCCGAAGGCGCAGCCGCGCACAAGGCGGCCGCGGCGTTGAGCTGCGGCGTCACGCATTTCATCGAAAGCGATCCCGTGCAGGCGCTCCTCATCGCGAAGCTCGCGCCGCTGCTGCGGGTGATCTGGTGGGACGCGCTCAAGCACACAGGCACGCTGATCAGCGCGTCGGCCTGGCGCTGA